The sequence TCCGTACCCCCTCGTCCAACTCATCGATCTCGATGCCGCCATGCGCCAGGGCTCCAACCGCGATCTGATCGGCCACATCTGCGAGCGCATTCCCTGCCAGGTCGGCGGCGGGATCCGCACCCCGCAGGACGCGCAGGCACTCTTTCGCGCCGGGGCCAAGAAAGTGATCATCGGCTCCTCGCTCCAGCGTGAAGGCCGCGTTGATCTCGACGCGGCGAAATCATTCGCCCACGCCGCCGCAGCCGCGCGCCTCATCTTCGCCGTCGATTCCCGCGCCGGAAAAGTATCCATTCACGGGTGGAAGCAAGCCACCGACCTCACCCCAGCGCAGATGATGCGCGAGACCGAATCGTACTGCGGCGCCTTCCTCTACACCCATATCGACACCGAGGGCACCATGTCCGGCTTCCCGATGGGCGTTCTGCCGGAACTGCAGTCGGCCACGAAGCGTCGCATCATCGTCGCCGGTGGAATTAGATCGATGGAAGAGGTCAAGCAATTGAACGCGCGCGGCGTCGACGCCGTCGTCGGCATGGCAATCTACACCGGAAAACTCGTCTCAGCCTGATCATTGAGCTTCCGCCGCTCTTCGTGAATACTGAAGTATTCGGAAAACGAGCCATGCCCACACCCGCTCAATCCGCCGCCGACCTCCTCACTCGCCTCCGCCAGCGCCGACCCCTAATCCATCACATCACTAACTTCGTCGTGATGAACGAAACGGCAAACATCACGCTCTGCGCCGGAGGCGCTCCCGTGATGGCGCACGCCAAAGAAGAAGTTGCAGAGATGGTCGCTGCCGCTGGCGCACTCGTCCTCAACATCGGAACGCTTACGCCTGAACAGGTTGAGTCGATGCTGATCGCCGGCCGTCGTGCCAACGAACTCGACATTCCGATCGTTCTCGACCCTGTGGGTGCCGGTGCGACCCAGCTCCGCACCGAAAGCGCTCGGCGTCTTCTCTCTGATCTGAAAATCTCAATCATCCGCGGCAATCTCGCAGAACTCGCTACCCTCGTGGGTTTCGAAGCGAAGATCGCCGGCGTTGACTCTCACGAGACCGGAACCGACCCGGAAACCGTCGCCCGAACTCTTGCGCAGAAGAATCACTGCGTAGCTGCGATCACCGGAGCCGTCGATATCGTCTCCAACGGAGCACGTTTCGCACGGATCTCCAACGGCCATCCGATGATGGGTCGCGTCACGGGCACCGGCTGCATGTCGACGTCCATCACCGCCTGTTTCGCAGCCATCGAAGCGGACTGCTTCCTTGCAGCGACCGCCGCCCTAGCCGTCTTTGGTCTCGCCGGCGAAATCGCCGTGCGCAATTCGAAAGGCCCCGGCACCTTTCACGCGCAACTCTATGACGCCCTGGCCAACCTCACTCCCGAAGCGCTCGCTGAAGGCGCACGCATCGAGATCGTCGAATGAACCCGCTCGACCTGCGTGTATACATCATCACGGCCAGCGTTCCGCATCTCGGACGCACCCACGAAGACGTCGCCCTTGCCGCGCTCGCCGGCGGTGCTCGGATCATTCAATTTCGCGACAAAGAAATCAGCGACGAAGAATTCGCGGCCATCGCACAAAGACTCCTGCAACTCACGCGAAAACACAACGCGCTGCTCATCATTAACGATCGCGTTGAAGTCGCTCTCGCCATCGGCGCCGATGGCGTTCACGTCGGCCAGCACGACCTTGCCTTCGCGGAAGTCAAACGCATCTCTTGCCCCGGCATGATTATCGGCATTTCCGCCACCGACTACTCTGAAGCCATCTCGCTCGCAAGTTCCGGCGCCGACTACCTCGGAGTCGGCCCCATCTTTCCCACGCCGAGCAAAGCCGACGCCACTCCTCCCATCGGCCTCGACGAACTTGCCCGCATCTGCCGCGACATTCGCATCCCCATCGTTGCCATCGGCGGCATCACCGAATCTAATCTCCCACAGATCATCAACATTGGCGTAGCGGGTGCCGCCGTAATCTCCGCGATCTCCTCCGCTCCTGACATGACCGCTGCCACAGCCGCATTGCTGGGCGTCTGGAGCAAAGTTGGGGAAGATTGAAAATTGGTGATTTGTAGAAGCGAACGGAATTAGCACCAAAATTATCAATTCAAATTACGAAATTACCAATTCCTTCGCCAAAGACAGGGAAGCCCCACTCTGACTGCTGTGGGGCTGTGTCTGGTACCTGAGTTAACGAACGTTTGTCTTTACGCCGCCGCTTTCCCCGCCGATACTCCGTGTATCGACGAGTTCTCCACCGGCAGAGTCTGCACGCTGGGATTGCCTTGCATCAGCGGACCGAGCGACACCGCAACTTCCTGGAACAGTCCGCTGTCGTAGTTCTCGACATCGGCCTGCGAACTCCACAAAGTGATGCAACAGAACTGGCCCGTGTTCGGATCGAGCGATTCGATGTTGTCAATGAACCCACGCTGCGACTGAATGCGTGGCAGGAAGTCGCTGTTCAGCGCGGACCGGAATTCATTGACGCGGCCAGGGTCGATTGTACAAGTGATGATGCGAGAGATCATGGTTCGCCTCCTTTGAGACCGAATGAGGAGGAGCCGCGAATGACCGCAAGACAGTAGTCCTCACCGCCCATCGGCGTCAAGGTCAGAAATCCACATGCCGCCAAACGCACAGGCGCGGCTACTTTCCGCATCCCCGGGGCATCTTCCGTCATCCTTATATTGAGGTTAACCCCCACCAAATCTGCGGTTTGCCCTTCTGTTAGCGCCCGCCGATTCTTGATATTCTCTTACGTGGGGATTACGTCATCATTCGCATTTTGAGGAGCTCATCTTGCCGGCCCAGGCCTTTCCGTCTGCCGAAACCAGTTCTGAAGTAGAACAACGCGAGCGCATCTTCGACCTTTTTCGTCGCTGGGGTTATCTCGAGGCCAATCTCGATCCGCTCGGCCACTTCCAGCCGCTCAAGCATCCCGACCTTCAGATCGAAGGCGAGCACGCTGAAGCCGCGCGTGCCATCTATTGCGGAACCCTTGGCGCCGAGTTCATGCATATTCCAGACCCTGAACGTCGCCGTTGGATCATCGAGCGGCTCGAGGGTGCGCCATCGCCGGTCAATCGCAAGGAAATCCTCGATAAGCTCGTGGAAGCCGACATCTTCGAGCAGATGCTACAGACCCTGTACATCGGCACGAAGCGCTTCTCTCTCGAAGGCAACACCTCACTCATTCCGCTGCTCGATGAGGCATTGAAGTCGGCCGCTCATCTTGGTGCCGAAGAATGCGTCATGGCCATGAGCCATCGCGGACGCCTGACGGTCGTATGGGACATTGTGGGAC is a genomic window of Terriglobia bacterium containing:
- the thiM gene encoding hydroxyethylthiazole kinase; amino-acid sequence: MPTPAQSAADLLTRLRQRRPLIHHITNFVVMNETANITLCAGGAPVMAHAKEEVAEMVAAAGALVLNIGTLTPEQVESMLIAGRRANELDIPIVLDPVGAGATQLRTESARRLLSDLKISIIRGNLAELATLVGFEAKIAGVDSHETGTDPETVARTLAQKNHCVAAITGAVDIVSNGARFARISNGHPMMGRVTGTGCMSTSITACFAAIEADCFLAATAALAVFGLAGEIAVRNSKGPGTFHAQLYDALANLTPEALAEGARIEIVE
- the thiE gene encoding thiamine phosphate synthase, which codes for MNPLDLRVYIITASVPHLGRTHEDVALAALAGGARIIQFRDKEISDEEFAAIAQRLLQLTRKHNALLIINDRVEVALAIGADGVHVGQHDLAFAEVKRISCPGMIIGISATDYSEAISLASSGADYLGVGPIFPTPSKADATPPIGLDELARICRDIRIPIVAIGGITESNLPQIINIGVAGAAVISAISSAPDMTAATAALLGVWSKVGED
- a CDS encoding HisA/HisF-related TIM barrel protein, producing the protein MLIPSIDLMGGKVVQLVQGATKALEYENVDEWIERFRPYPLVQLIDLDAAMRQGSNRDLIGHICERIPCQVGGGIRTPQDAQALFRAGAKKVIIGSSLQREGRVDLDAAKSFAHAAAAARLIFAVDSRAGKVSIHGWKQATDLTPAQMMRETESYCGAFLYTHIDTEGTMSGFPMGVLPELQSATKRRIIVAGGIRSMEEVKQLNARGVDAVVGMAIYTGKLVSA